A window of the Streptomyces sp. JB150 genome harbors these coding sequences:
- a CDS encoding roadblock/LC7 domain-containing protein, whose amino-acid sequence MASEAPTGHVSDLDWLMSGLVQRVPHTSSAVLLSCDGLVKSVHGLDPDSADHMAALASGLYSLGRSAGVRFGDGGDVRQVVVELDSTLLFVTTAGSGTCLAVLAGREADAAVLGYEMAMLVKSVRPYLVTAPRQQAVEPTAMRP is encoded by the coding sequence ATGGCGAGCGAAGCCCCCACCGGCCATGTGTCCGATCTCGACTGGCTGATGAGCGGCCTCGTGCAGCGCGTCCCGCACACCAGCAGCGCGGTCCTCCTGTCCTGCGACGGACTGGTGAAGTCCGTCCACGGCCTCGATCCCGACAGCGCCGACCACATGGCGGCGCTGGCCTCCGGTCTGTACTCCCTCGGCCGCAGCGCCGGGGTCCGCTTCGGCGACGGCGGCGACGTACGGCAGGTGGTCGTCGAGCTCGACTCGACGCTGCTGTTCGTCACCACCGCCGGGTCCGGCACCTGCCTCGCCGTGCTCGCGGGCCGCGAGGCCGACGCGGCCGTCCTGGGTTACGAGATGGCGATGCTCGTCAAGAGCGTGCGCCCGTACCTGGTGACCGCGCCCCGGCAGCAGGCCGTCGAACCCACGGCGATGAGGCCTTGA
- a CDS encoding DUF742 domain-containing protein yields MSAAVGEGPWLDDAAGRLVRPFTVSNGRTRPTVPLDLMSQVMATGATPLGYLGPEHAQVLDLCHAPVSVAEAAAHLKLPAAVTKVLLADLLDCGALTTKPPAYHHTPTDRALLEAVLDGLRRQL; encoded by the coding sequence TTGAGCGCGGCGGTCGGTGAGGGGCCCTGGCTCGACGACGCGGCCGGACGGCTGGTGCGCCCGTTCACGGTGAGCAACGGCCGCACCCGCCCCACCGTCCCGCTCGACCTGATGTCGCAGGTGATGGCCACCGGGGCGACCCCCCTCGGCTATCTCGGCCCGGAACACGCGCAGGTCCTCGACCTGTGCCACGCGCCCGTCTCGGTCGCCGAGGCCGCCGCCCACCTGAAGCTGCCGGCGGCGGTCACCAAAGTGCTGCTGGCGGACCTCCTCGACTGCGGGGCGCTCACCACCAAGCCCCCCGCGTACCACCACACACCCACGGACCGGGCCCTTCTGGAGGCAGTGCTCGATGGACTACGACGACAGCTCTGA
- a CDS encoding ATP/GTP-binding protein translates to MDYDDSSEYDEYDDRRAGHDHGPGHDHGAGYDHGARHDHGARHDHDHAADPFPTALKILVAGGFGVGKTTFVGAVSEIAPLSTEELLTTVSVGTDNLEGIENKMETTVAMDFGRITLDSRHVLYLFGTPGQERFWFMWDELSEGALGAVILADTRRLEECFAAVDFFEERGLGFIVAINEFDGAHRYDPEEVRAAIDLDPGIPIVRCDARISASGVQTLLTLVRHLIAHAPAVPAPSHGAHR, encoded by the coding sequence ATGGACTACGACGACAGCTCTGAGTACGACGAGTACGACGACCGCCGCGCCGGGCACGACCACGGCCCCGGCCACGATCACGGCGCCGGCTACGACCACGGCGCCAGGCACGACCACGGCGCCAGGCACGACCACGACCACGCCGCCGACCCCTTCCCCACCGCGCTCAAGATCCTCGTCGCGGGCGGGTTCGGGGTCGGCAAGACCACGTTCGTCGGCGCCGTCAGCGAGATCGCGCCGCTCAGCACGGAGGAACTGCTCACCACCGTCAGCGTCGGAACCGACAACCTCGAGGGCATCGAGAACAAGATGGAGACGACCGTCGCCATGGACTTCGGCCGGATCACCCTCGACTCCCGCCATGTGCTGTACCTGTTCGGCACCCCCGGCCAGGAACGCTTCTGGTTCATGTGGGACGAACTGTCCGAGGGCGCGCTCGGCGCGGTCATCCTCGCCGACACCCGCCGACTGGAGGAATGCTTCGCGGCCGTCGACTTCTTCGAGGAACGCGGCCTCGGCTTCATCGTCGCCATCAACGAGTTCGACGGCGCCCACCGCTACGACCCCGAGGAGGTACGGGCCGCCATCGACCTCGACCCGGGCATCCCCATCGTCCGCTGCGACGCGCGGATCTCCGCCTCCGGCGTCCAGACGTTGCTGACCCTGGTCCGGCACCTGATCGCCCACGCCCCCGCCGTCCCCGCGCCCAGCCACGGCGCCCACCGGTGA
- a CDS encoding GAF domain-containing protein — protein sequence MSYEPPRPAGRLLLTPEDREAPARALRLRGLGLGPRPEPALDDYATRLAVHTASPYAMVNLLDEDGQFYAGLHTPRTGPALPDGSPGPVIGRRLPRDHGFCPHVVVRRKALVLEDVCDYPRFAGNPVVDEFGIRSYLGAPLIDTTGMVLGTVSVADLTPRPWGRTGLETIKATAADLTARLEGGTR from the coding sequence ATGAGCTACGAGCCGCCGCGCCCGGCCGGTCGTCTGCTGCTCACCCCCGAGGACCGGGAGGCCCCCGCCCGCGCCCTGCGGCTGCGCGGCCTCGGCCTCGGACCGCGCCCCGAGCCCGCCCTCGACGACTACGCGACCCGCCTCGCCGTCCACACCGCGTCGCCGTACGCCATGGTGAATCTCCTGGACGAGGACGGGCAGTTCTACGCCGGACTGCACACCCCGCGGACCGGGCCCGCCCTGCCCGACGGCTCCCCGGGGCCGGTGATCGGCCGCCGGCTGCCCCGCGACCACGGCTTCTGCCCGCACGTCGTGGTGCGGCGCAAGGCGCTGGTCCTGGAGGACGTGTGCGACTACCCGAGGTTCGCGGGCAACCCGGTCGTCGACGAGTTCGGCATCCGCTCCTACCTCGGCGCCCCGCTCATCGACACCACCGGCATGGTGCTCGGCACCGTCTCCGTCGCCGACCTGACACCGCGCCCCTGGGGCCGCACCGGACTGGAGACCATCAAGGCGACGGCCGCGGACCTCACCGCACGCCTGGAAGGCGGCACGCGTTGA
- the tdh gene encoding L-threonine 3-dehydrogenase, translating to MKALVKEKAEPGLRLADVPEPAIGPGDVLIKVLRTGICGTDLHIRSWDGWAQQAIRTPLVIGHEFVGEVVETGRDVTDIKAGDRVSGEGHLVCGKCRNCLAGRRHLCRATVGLGVGRDGAFAEYVALPASNVWVHRVPVDLDIAAIFDPFGNAVHTALSFPLVGEDVLITGAGPIGLMAAAVARHAGARNVMITDVSEERLELARKLGATLALNVSESAIADGQRELGLREGFDIGLEMSGRPEAMRDMIANMTHGGRIAMLGLPSEEFPVDWSRIVTSMITIKGIYGREMFETWYAMSVLLEGGLDLAPVITGRYGYRDFEAAFADAASGRGGKVILDWTA from the coding sequence TTGAAGGCGCTGGTCAAGGAGAAGGCGGAGCCAGGGCTCCGGCTGGCGGACGTACCGGAGCCCGCCATCGGACCCGGTGACGTGCTGATCAAGGTGCTGCGCACCGGTATCTGCGGCACCGACCTGCACATCCGGTCCTGGGACGGCTGGGCGCAGCAGGCGATCCGCACCCCGCTGGTGATCGGACACGAGTTCGTCGGCGAGGTCGTCGAGACCGGCCGCGACGTCACCGACATCAAGGCCGGCGACCGGGTCAGCGGCGAGGGCCACCTGGTGTGCGGCAAGTGCCGCAACTGCCTCGCCGGGCGCCGCCACCTGTGCCGGGCGACCGTCGGCCTCGGCGTCGGCCGCGACGGCGCGTTCGCCGAGTACGTGGCGCTGCCCGCGTCCAACGTGTGGGTGCACCGGGTGCCCGTGGACCTCGACATCGCGGCCATCTTCGACCCGTTCGGCAACGCCGTGCACACCGCGCTGTCGTTCCCGCTGGTCGGCGAGGACGTACTGATCACCGGTGCCGGTCCGATCGGCCTGATGGCGGCGGCCGTGGCCCGGCACGCCGGCGCCCGCAACGTGATGATCACCGACGTCAGCGAGGAGCGCCTGGAGCTGGCCCGCAAGCTCGGCGCCACCCTCGCGCTGAACGTCTCCGAGTCGGCCATCGCCGACGGCCAGCGCGAGCTGGGGCTGCGCGAGGGCTTCGACATCGGCCTGGAGATGTCCGGCCGCCCCGAGGCGATGCGCGACATGATCGCCAACATGACGCACGGCGGCCGGATCGCCATGCTCGGCCTGCCGTCCGAGGAGTTCCCGGTCGACTGGTCCCGGATCGTCACCTCGATGATCACCATCAAGGGCATCTACGGCCGGGAGATGTTCGAGACCTGGTACGCGATGTCGGTGCTGCTCGAAGGCGGCCTCGACCTCGCCCCCGTGATCACCGGCCGGTACGGCTACCGCGACTTCGAAGCGGCGTTCGCCGACGCGGCGAGCGGCCGCGGCGGCAAGGTCATCCTCGACTGGACCGCGTAA